From the Theobroma cacao cultivar B97-61/B2 chromosome 2, Criollo_cocoa_genome_V2, whole genome shotgun sequence genome, one window contains:
- the LOC18609186 gene encoding uncharacterized protein LOC18609186 has protein sequence MERDQSWMYQRLTPNGFMRDELMNGIQEFIDFASFNPTFIWGNKTRCLCSQCSNTRFLSSDKVEEHFLKKGFTGAYTIWSLHGEHELGQSTRSKDRVEPYSSHREHGEPIYEKEIENQYVRMVWDDMGLEIILNASHDNDSRSMEQDPNPNIASFYSLLGGADEPLWLGCTKHTMFSAVLQLLNVKSKLVLSELCFDCLMDIIKNILSEDETLPNDFYTMKRKMVTLGFGYDKIHALLKTKARSKYHLPCSGDKENEIDQNEEVYQEDDVSISINISPSEDLDISILLTSGDYEKVNVLIEDKQNEGEIDEEELKDQDEETFSDSDENEVHEEHEFAYFESN, from the exons ATGGAAAGAGATCAATCTTGGATGTATCAACGACTAACTCCTAATGGCTTCATGAGGGATGAACTTATGAATGGAATTCAagaatttattgattttgcaTCTTTTAACCCTACATTTATCTGGGGGAACAAAACTAGATGCCTTTGCTCTCAATGTAGCAACACTAGGTTTCTAAGTTCTGATAAGGTGGAAGAGCACTTTCTAAAAAAGGGTTTTACTGGTGCTTATACAATATGGAGTTTACATGGGGAACATGAGCTTGGACAATCAACAAGAAGTAAAGATAGGGTTGAACCATATTCTAGTCATAGGGAACATGGAGAACCAATATAtgaaaaggaaatagaaaatcaaTATGTTAGAATGGTTTGGGATGATATGGGTTtggaaattattttgaatgcTAGTCATGATAATGACTCAAGATCTATGGAGCAAGATCCAAATCCAAATATAGCGAGCTTTTACTCTTTGTTGGGTGGTGCCGATGAACCTTTGTGGTTAGGTTGCACAAAGCACACAATGTTCTCAGCAGTGTTGCAACTTTTAAATGTTAAATCAAAGTTAGTTTTAAGTGAGTTGtgttttgattgtttgatggatataataaaaaatatattgtcaGAAGATGAAACTTTACCCAATGACTTCTATacaatgaaaaggaaaatggtgaCACTTGGATTTGGATATGACAAAATTCATGCAT tattaaaaacaaaagctaGGAGTAAATACCACCTTCCATGTAGTGgagacaaagaaaatgaaattgatcaGAATGAAGAAGTGTATCAAGAAGATGATGTGTCTATTTCAATTAATATTAGTCCTTCTGAGGACCTTGATATCTCTATACTATTAACAAGTGGTGATTATGAAAAGGTTAATGTCTTGATTGAGGACAAACAAAATGAAGGAGAAATAGATGAAGAAGAACTTAAGGACCAAGATGAAGAAACTTTTAGTGATAGCGATGAAAATGAAGTTCATGAAGAACATGAGTTTGCTTATTTTGAAAGCAATTAA
- the LOC18609188 gene encoding LEAF RUST 10 DISEASE-RESISTANCE LOCUS RECEPTOR-LIKE PROTEIN KINASE-like 2.1 isoform X1 codes for MRFKLSFLSLMNIYILIFFFVLRKSLAVDENFTVCSEPSTCGRHNIKFPFFIQERRCGYPAFNISCRNSTDPILSLPDGDYIIHDIFYQNQSFQVSKAVAFDRDAVCSHSIPNISIPEDWLSLAPNQAEIFLLFNCNLTVPSTWELSQHKVNCSAENETNATLALFNNDPKLNFASKYCNKTVLAPVAFYEGEQGVESMLNRGFVLKWIASDCSICEASGGKCGFDYSTYHFKCFCPDRPHAWHCTPGNSTGFTIKVAAASSIAGIVVLIILAFCFIKKFSSEDSMFNRKTKTEADKKIEAFLKDNVFLAPKRYRHSDIKKITNSFQYKLGQGGYGDVYRGKLLDGRHVAVKILKKSQRNGEEFMNEVASISRTSHVNVVTLLGFCFEGRRRALIYEFVPNGSLEKFIFQEKAGHRQLEWETLYQIAVGIARGLQYLHRGCKTRILHFDIKPHNILLDADFCPKISDFGLAKLCPEKESAISMTGARGTAGYIAPEVFSRNFGRVSHKSDVYSYGMMILETVGGRKNINVEVDRTSEIYFPHWIHDRIELDEELGLQGIIDGDDQERVRKMIIVSLWCIQTDPSNRPPMSRVVEMMEGNIDSLNIPPKPFLSSPPTSPDANSTSRLIA; via the exons atgCGTTTCAAATTATCCTTCCTTTCGctcatgaatatatatattctaatatttttcttcGTACTAAGAAAATCTCTTGCGGTAGATGAAAACTTTACAGTCTGCAGCGAGCCAAGTACTTGTGGTAGGCATAACATAAAGTTCCCATTCTTCATCCAGGAACGTAGATGTGGTTATCCCGCATTCAACATCTCCTGCAGAAACAGCACAGACCCAATCCTTAGCTTGCCTGATGGCGACTATATCATCCATGATATCTTTTATCAGAACCAATCTTTTCAGGTGTCAAAAGCTGTTGCTTTCGATAGAGATGCCGTTTGCAGCCATTCAATCCCCAACATATCCATTCCTGAAGACTGGCTTTCTCTGGCCCCAAACCAAGCAGAAATATTTTTGCTCTTCAATTGCAACTTAACCGTGCCATCGACCTGGGAACTTTCACAGCACAAGGTTAATTGTTCTGCTGAAAATGAAACTAATGCAACTTTGGCACTGTTCAATAATGATCCTAAGCTGAATTTTGCTTCAAAGTATTGTAATAAAACGGTGCTGGCGCCTGTGGCTTTTTATGAAGGAGAGCAAGGTGTTGAAAGTATGCTGAACCGAGGGTTTGTGCTGAAGTGGATAGCGAGCGACTGTAGCATTTGTGAGGCGAGCGGGGGCAAGTGTGGATTTGATTATAGTACCTACCATTTCAAGTGCTTTTGCCCAGATAGGCCTCACGCATGGCATTGTACTCCTG GAAATTCTACTGGTTTTACCATAAAAGTTGCAGCAG CTTCTTCAATTGCTGGAATTGTAGTGTTGATTATTCTGGCCTTCtgctttataaaaaaattctcatcAGAGGATAGCATGTTTAATCGGAAGACCAAAACAGAAGCAGATAAGAAGATTGAAGCCTTCCTAAAGGACAACGTGTTCCTAGCTCCAAAAAGGTACAGACATTCGGACATCAAGAAGATAACCAACTCATTCCAATATAAATTAGGTCAAGGAGGCTATGGCGACGTTTACAGAGGGAAGCTACTTGATGGACGACATGTAGCAGtcaagattttgaaaaaatcaCAAAGGAATGGGGAAGAATTTATGAATGAGGTGGCAAGCATTAGCAGAACTTCCCATGTGAACGTAGTCACTCTTTTAGGCTTCTGTTTTGAGGGTCGCCGGAGGGCTCTCATCTATGAGTTTGTGCCAAATGGATCACTCGAGAAGTTCATATTTCAAGAGAAGGCAGGCCATCGTCAATTAGAGTGGGAAACCTTGTACCAAATTGCAGTTGGCATAGCCAGAGGGTTACAATATTTGCATCGTGGTTGTAAGACACGTATTCTGCATTTTGACATCAAGCCTCACAACATTCTCCTTGATGCTGACTTCTGTCCAAAGATATCTGATTTCGGCCTTGCTAAATTGTGTCCCGAAAAAGAAAGCGCTATTTCGATGACTGGCGCGAGAGGAACTGCCGGATATATTGCTCCTGAAGTATTTTCCAGGAACTTTGGACGGGTGTCTCACAAGTCTGATGTCTATAGTTATGGGATGATGATTTTAGAGACGGTTGGTGGAAGAAAAAACATTAATGTCGAAGTTGATCGCACCAGTGAGATATATTTTCCACATTGGATCCATGATCGTATAGAGTTGGATGAAGAACTAGGATTGCAGGGTATTATAGATGGAGATGATCAAGAGAGAGTAAGGAAGATGATAATAGTGAGCTTGTGGTGCATACAGACCGACCCATCAAACCGCCCACCAATGAGTAGAGTGGTAGAAATGATGGAAGGGAACATTGATTCCCTCAACATCCCACCCAAGCCTTTCTTGTCGTCACCTCCAACATCGCCAGATGCAAATTCCACTAGTAGACTAATAGCCTGA
- the LOC18609188 gene encoding LEAF RUST 10 DISEASE-RESISTANCE LOCUS RECEPTOR-LIKE PROTEIN KINASE-like 2.1 isoform X2, with protein MRFKLSFLSLMNIYILIFFFVLRKSLAVDENFTVCSEPSTCGRHNIKFPFFIQERRCGYPAFNISCRNSTDPILSLPDGDYIIHDIFYQNQSFQVSKAVAFDRDAVCSHSIPNISIPEDWLSLAPNQAEIFLLFNCNLTVPSTWELSQHKVNCSAENETNATLALFNNDPKLNFASKYCNKTVLAPVAFYEGEQGVESMLNRGFVLKWIASDCSICEASGGKCGFDYSTYHFKCFCPDRPHAWHCTPASSIAGIVVLIILAFCFIKKFSSEDSMFNRKTKTEADKKIEAFLKDNVFLAPKRYRHSDIKKITNSFQYKLGQGGYGDVYRGKLLDGRHVAVKILKKSQRNGEEFMNEVASISRTSHVNVVTLLGFCFEGRRRALIYEFVPNGSLEKFIFQEKAGHRQLEWETLYQIAVGIARGLQYLHRGCKTRILHFDIKPHNILLDADFCPKISDFGLAKLCPEKESAISMTGARGTAGYIAPEVFSRNFGRVSHKSDVYSYGMMILETVGGRKNINVEVDRTSEIYFPHWIHDRIELDEELGLQGIIDGDDQERVRKMIIVSLWCIQTDPSNRPPMSRVVEMMEGNIDSLNIPPKPFLSSPPTSPDANSTSRLIA; from the exons atgCGTTTCAAATTATCCTTCCTTTCGctcatgaatatatatattctaatatttttcttcGTACTAAGAAAATCTCTTGCGGTAGATGAAAACTTTACAGTCTGCAGCGAGCCAAGTACTTGTGGTAGGCATAACATAAAGTTCCCATTCTTCATCCAGGAACGTAGATGTGGTTATCCCGCATTCAACATCTCCTGCAGAAACAGCACAGACCCAATCCTTAGCTTGCCTGATGGCGACTATATCATCCATGATATCTTTTATCAGAACCAATCTTTTCAGGTGTCAAAAGCTGTTGCTTTCGATAGAGATGCCGTTTGCAGCCATTCAATCCCCAACATATCCATTCCTGAAGACTGGCTTTCTCTGGCCCCAAACCAAGCAGAAATATTTTTGCTCTTCAATTGCAACTTAACCGTGCCATCGACCTGGGAACTTTCACAGCACAAGGTTAATTGTTCTGCTGAAAATGAAACTAATGCAACTTTGGCACTGTTCAATAATGATCCTAAGCTGAATTTTGCTTCAAAGTATTGTAATAAAACGGTGCTGGCGCCTGTGGCTTTTTATGAAGGAGAGCAAGGTGTTGAAAGTATGCTGAACCGAGGGTTTGTGCTGAAGTGGATAGCGAGCGACTGTAGCATTTGTGAGGCGAGCGGGGGCAAGTGTGGATTTGATTATAGTACCTACCATTTCAAGTGCTTTTGCCCAGATAGGCCTCACGCATGGCATTGTACTCCTG CTTCTTCAATTGCTGGAATTGTAGTGTTGATTATTCTGGCCTTCtgctttataaaaaaattctcatcAGAGGATAGCATGTTTAATCGGAAGACCAAAACAGAAGCAGATAAGAAGATTGAAGCCTTCCTAAAGGACAACGTGTTCCTAGCTCCAAAAAGGTACAGACATTCGGACATCAAGAAGATAACCAACTCATTCCAATATAAATTAGGTCAAGGAGGCTATGGCGACGTTTACAGAGGGAAGCTACTTGATGGACGACATGTAGCAGtcaagattttgaaaaaatcaCAAAGGAATGGGGAAGAATTTATGAATGAGGTGGCAAGCATTAGCAGAACTTCCCATGTGAACGTAGTCACTCTTTTAGGCTTCTGTTTTGAGGGTCGCCGGAGGGCTCTCATCTATGAGTTTGTGCCAAATGGATCACTCGAGAAGTTCATATTTCAAGAGAAGGCAGGCCATCGTCAATTAGAGTGGGAAACCTTGTACCAAATTGCAGTTGGCATAGCCAGAGGGTTACAATATTTGCATCGTGGTTGTAAGACACGTATTCTGCATTTTGACATCAAGCCTCACAACATTCTCCTTGATGCTGACTTCTGTCCAAAGATATCTGATTTCGGCCTTGCTAAATTGTGTCCCGAAAAAGAAAGCGCTATTTCGATGACTGGCGCGAGAGGAACTGCCGGATATATTGCTCCTGAAGTATTTTCCAGGAACTTTGGACGGGTGTCTCACAAGTCTGATGTCTATAGTTATGGGATGATGATTTTAGAGACGGTTGGTGGAAGAAAAAACATTAATGTCGAAGTTGATCGCACCAGTGAGATATATTTTCCACATTGGATCCATGATCGTATAGAGTTGGATGAAGAACTAGGATTGCAGGGTATTATAGATGGAGATGATCAAGAGAGAGTAAGGAAGATGATAATAGTGAGCTTGTGGTGCATACAGACCGACCCATCAAACCGCCCACCAATGAGTAGAGTGGTAGAAATGATGGAAGGGAACATTGATTCCCTCAACATCCCACCCAAGCCTTTCTTGTCGTCACCTCCAACATCGCCAGATGCAAATTCCACTAGTAGACTAATAGCCTGA